The proteins below are encoded in one region of Synchiropus splendidus isolate RoL2022-P1 chromosome 13, RoL_Sspl_1.0, whole genome shotgun sequence:
- the plk3 gene encoding serine/threonine-protein kinase PLK3 isoform X2, which produces MDTGCFTATQRHSCHTMNADLHKPSAERSAPVKTSRNKAEQTKPELAQVVTDAKTGRSYSKGKLLGKGGFARCYEMTDLSNNKMYAVKVIPQSRVSKPHQRDKITNEIELHKTLSHKHVVKFSHHFEDKDNIYIFLELCSRKSLAHIWKARHTLTEPEVRYYLKQIIAGLKYLHSRGILHRDLKLGNFFVNENMELRLGDFGLAAKLETVEQRKKTICGTPNYLAPEVLNRQGHGTESDVWSLGCVMYTLMCGNPPFETLDLKETYKCIKEVRYNIPSSLSSHAQKLISGILQKNPGDRLTLDQILNHDFFTKGFTPDKLPPSSCVMVPELHPPSPAKKFFTKMAKSLFSKKKAKEKSPCDDKEDHDISKLVSGIVKCSINRQISYKTVGPNEVPYLTSPPVSSVPLEQTPAEEESRKSLSRSFKGTVASSSEPCEDVLTPASVAESALKVLKGCLASMPSATRNPPCLSRPQSFLWVTKWVDYSNKYGFGYQLSNQSIGVLFNEGTHLSLCDQRRTVHYCLINNKHFTFPANALPEQLRSQKQIVELMANYMEQNLMEGGDLPCEEQASAPPPLLMQWVKTDHALVMLFNNGTLQVNFYTDHTKVILCKSSDDSYLLTYISRERISATYLLSMLSEMGCTSELRDRLQYVVQLLQPHTDA; this is translated from the exons ATGGACACCGGCTGTTTCACCGCCACGCAGCGTCACTCGTGCCACACCATGAATGCGGATCTACACAAACCCAGCGCGGAGCGTTCTGCGCCGGTGAAGACGAGTCGGAATAAAGCCGAGCAGACCAAGCCCGAGCTCGCCCAGGTGGTCACCGACGCCAAGACGGGGAGGTCGTACAGCAAAGGAAAGCTCCTGGGGAAG GGCGGCTTTGCGCGATGCTACGAGATGACAGACCTGTCCAACAACAAAATGTACGCTGTGAAGGTGATCCCACAGAGCAGAGTGTCCAAACCGCACCAAAGGGACAAG ATCACCAACGAGATCGAGCTCCACAAAACCCTGTCGCATAAACACGTGGTGAAATTTTCCCACCATTTCGAAGACAAGGACAACATTTACATCTTTCTGGAACTCTGCAGTCGCAAG tccCTGGCACATATTTGGAAGGCGAGACACACTCTGACGGAGCCTGAAGTGCGGTATTACCTCAAGCAAATCATCGCCGGACTGAAGTACCTCCACAGCAGAGGGATCCTGCACCGAGATCTCAAACTGG GCAACTTCtttgtgaatgaaaacatggagttgCGGTTGGGAGACTTTGGCCTGGCTGCTAAACTGGAGACCGTGGAACAAAGGAAGAA GACTATCTGTGGGACCCCCAACTATTTGGCTCCTGAGGTGCTGAACAGACAAGGACACGGGACAGAGTCGGACGTCTGGTCGCTCGGATGTGTCAT GTACACGCTGATGTGCGGCAACCCTCCGTTCGAGACCCTGGATTTAAAGGAGACGTACAAGTGTATCAAGGAGGTTCGCTACAACATCCCCTCCTCGCTTTCGTCCCACGCACAGAAACTGATCTCGGGCATCCTGCAGAAAAACCCCGGCGACAGACTAACCCTGGATCAGATCCTAAACCACGACTTCTTTACCAAA GGTTTCACTCCTGACAAACTTCCCCCCAGCAGCTGTGTGATGGTGCCAGAGCTTCATCCGCCCAGTCCTGCCAAGAAATTCTTTACTAAAATGGCAAAGAGCCTGTTTAGCAAGAAGAAAGCGAAGG AGAAGAGCCCATGTGACGACAAGGAAGACCATGATATTTCCAAGCTGGTCTCCGGCATTGTTAAATGTTCCATCAACCGGCAGATCAGCTATAAAACAGTGGGACCCAATGAG GTGCCGTATCTGACCAGCCCACCTGTCAGCTCAGTGCCTCTGGAACAGACTCCTGCTGAGGAAGAGTCCAGAAAGTCCCTGTCCCGCTCCTTCAAGGGCACAGTAGCAAGCAGCTCAGAAC cgtGTGAAGATGTGCTCACGCCGGCATCTGTGGCGGAATCTGCTCTGAAGGTCCTCAAAGGCTGCTTGGCTTCCATGCCTTCAG CCACAAGAAACCCCCCGTGCTTATCTCGGCCACAATCCTTCCTGTGGGTGACCAAGTGGGTCGACTACTCAAACAAGTACGGTTTCGGCTACCAGCTCTCCAACCAAAGCATCGGCGTGCTCTTCAATGAAGGAACGCACCTCAGTCTCTGTGACCAACGCAG GACCGTCCACTATTGCCTGATCAACAACAAACACTTCACCTTCCCTGCAAACGCTCTACCTGAACAGCTCCGCAGCCAGAAACAGATTGTGGAGCTTATGGCCAACTACATGGAGCAGAACCTCATGGAG GGTGGAGATCTTCCCTGTGAGGAGCAAGCCTCTGCTCCCCCTCCTCTGCTCATGCAGTGGGTGAAGACGGACCACGCGCTGGTGATGCTCTTTAACAACGGCACCTTGCAG GTGAACTTCTACACCGACCACACGAAGGTCATACTGTGCAAGTCTTCGGACGACTCCTACCTGCTCACCTACATCAGCCGAGAGCGCATCTCCGCCACGTACCTTCTCAGCATGCTGAGCGAGATGGGCTGCACGTCCGAGCTGCGAGACCGACTCCAGTACGTGGTCCAGTTGCTTCAGCCCCACACCGACGCTTGA
- the mrps14 gene encoding 28S ribosomal protein S14, mitochondrial: MAVRRLACLGLNVLQGSVCAPKAALRSCWSVVEQTRGYYVNWRMLRDVKRRQMAFDYADERLRINSLRKNTILPKELQEVADKEIASLPRDSCPVRIRNRCVMTSRPRGVKRRWRLSRIVFRDLADHNQMSGIIRARW; encoded by the exons ATGGCGGTCCGCAGGCTCGCATGTTTGGGGTTAAACGTCCTTCAAGGCTCTGTCTGTGCCCCAAAAGCG GCCCTAAGGAGCTGCTGGAGTGTGGTGGAACAAACTCGAGGCTACTATGTGAACTGGCGGATGCTGAGAGACGTGAAAAGGAGGCAAATGGCTTTTGACTATGCTGACGAGAGACTGCGGATTAATTCACTGAGGAAGAACACCATCCTGCCTAAGGAGCTGCAG GAGGTTGCAGACAAGGAGATCGCCTCTTTGCCCCGAGACAGCTGTCCTGTCAGGATCCGTAATCGCTGTGTGATGACGTCCCGTCCACGTGGAGTGAAGCGGAGGTGGAGACTCAGTCGCATTGTTTTCCGTGACTTGGCGGACCACAACCAGATGTCGGGGATAATAAGGGCGAGGTGGTAA
- the plk3 gene encoding serine/threonine-protein kinase PLK3 isoform X1: MDTGCFTATQRHSCHTMNADLHKPSAERSAPVKTSRNKAEQTKPELAQVVTDAKTGRSYSKGKLLGKGGFARCYEMTDLSNNKMYAVKVIPQSRVSKPHQRDKITNEIELHKTLSHKHVVKFSHHFEDKDNIYIFLELCSRKSLAHIWKARHTLTEPEVRYYLKQIIAGLKYLHSRGILHRDLKLGNFFVNENMELRLGDFGLAAKLETVEQRKKTICGTPNYLAPEVLNRQGHGTESDVWSLGCVMYTLMCGNPPFETLDLKETYKCIKEVRYNIPSSLSSHAQKLISGILQKNPGDRLTLDQILNHDFFTKGFTPDKLPPSSCVMVPELHPPSPAKKFFTKMAKSLFSKKKAKVEKSPCDDKEDHDISKLVSGIVKCSINRQISYKTVGPNEVPYLTSPPVSSVPLEQTPAEEESRKSLSRSFKGTVASSSEPCEDVLTPASVAESALKVLKGCLASMPSATRNPPCLSRPQSFLWVTKWVDYSNKYGFGYQLSNQSIGVLFNEGTHLSLCDQRRTVHYCLINNKHFTFPANALPEQLRSQKQIVELMANYMEQNLMEGGDLPCEEQASAPPPLLMQWVKTDHALVMLFNNGTLQVNFYTDHTKVILCKSSDDSYLLTYISRERISATYLLSMLSEMGCTSELRDRLQYVVQLLQPHTDA; the protein is encoded by the exons ATGGACACCGGCTGTTTCACCGCCACGCAGCGTCACTCGTGCCACACCATGAATGCGGATCTACACAAACCCAGCGCGGAGCGTTCTGCGCCGGTGAAGACGAGTCGGAATAAAGCCGAGCAGACCAAGCCCGAGCTCGCCCAGGTGGTCACCGACGCCAAGACGGGGAGGTCGTACAGCAAAGGAAAGCTCCTGGGGAAG GGCGGCTTTGCGCGATGCTACGAGATGACAGACCTGTCCAACAACAAAATGTACGCTGTGAAGGTGATCCCACAGAGCAGAGTGTCCAAACCGCACCAAAGGGACAAG ATCACCAACGAGATCGAGCTCCACAAAACCCTGTCGCATAAACACGTGGTGAAATTTTCCCACCATTTCGAAGACAAGGACAACATTTACATCTTTCTGGAACTCTGCAGTCGCAAG tccCTGGCACATATTTGGAAGGCGAGACACACTCTGACGGAGCCTGAAGTGCGGTATTACCTCAAGCAAATCATCGCCGGACTGAAGTACCTCCACAGCAGAGGGATCCTGCACCGAGATCTCAAACTGG GCAACTTCtttgtgaatgaaaacatggagttgCGGTTGGGAGACTTTGGCCTGGCTGCTAAACTGGAGACCGTGGAACAAAGGAAGAA GACTATCTGTGGGACCCCCAACTATTTGGCTCCTGAGGTGCTGAACAGACAAGGACACGGGACAGAGTCGGACGTCTGGTCGCTCGGATGTGTCAT GTACACGCTGATGTGCGGCAACCCTCCGTTCGAGACCCTGGATTTAAAGGAGACGTACAAGTGTATCAAGGAGGTTCGCTACAACATCCCCTCCTCGCTTTCGTCCCACGCACAGAAACTGATCTCGGGCATCCTGCAGAAAAACCCCGGCGACAGACTAACCCTGGATCAGATCCTAAACCACGACTTCTTTACCAAA GGTTTCACTCCTGACAAACTTCCCCCCAGCAGCTGTGTGATGGTGCCAGAGCTTCATCCGCCCAGTCCTGCCAAGAAATTCTTTACTAAAATGGCAAAGAGCCTGTTTAGCAAGAAGAAAGCGAAGG TAGAGAAGAGCCCATGTGACGACAAGGAAGACCATGATATTTCCAAGCTGGTCTCCGGCATTGTTAAATGTTCCATCAACCGGCAGATCAGCTATAAAACAGTGGGACCCAATGAG GTGCCGTATCTGACCAGCCCACCTGTCAGCTCAGTGCCTCTGGAACAGACTCCTGCTGAGGAAGAGTCCAGAAAGTCCCTGTCCCGCTCCTTCAAGGGCACAGTAGCAAGCAGCTCAGAAC cgtGTGAAGATGTGCTCACGCCGGCATCTGTGGCGGAATCTGCTCTGAAGGTCCTCAAAGGCTGCTTGGCTTCCATGCCTTCAG CCACAAGAAACCCCCCGTGCTTATCTCGGCCACAATCCTTCCTGTGGGTGACCAAGTGGGTCGACTACTCAAACAAGTACGGTTTCGGCTACCAGCTCTCCAACCAAAGCATCGGCGTGCTCTTCAATGAAGGAACGCACCTCAGTCTCTGTGACCAACGCAG GACCGTCCACTATTGCCTGATCAACAACAAACACTTCACCTTCCCTGCAAACGCTCTACCTGAACAGCTCCGCAGCCAGAAACAGATTGTGGAGCTTATGGCCAACTACATGGAGCAGAACCTCATGGAG GGTGGAGATCTTCCCTGTGAGGAGCAAGCCTCTGCTCCCCCTCCTCTGCTCATGCAGTGGGTGAAGACGGACCACGCGCTGGTGATGCTCTTTAACAACGGCACCTTGCAG GTGAACTTCTACACCGACCACACGAAGGTCATACTGTGCAAGTCTTCGGACGACTCCTACCTGCTCACCTACATCAGCCGAGAGCGCATCTCCGCCACGTACCTTCTCAGCATGCTGAGCGAGATGGGCTGCACGTCCGAGCTGCGAGACCGACTCCAGTACGTGGTCCAGTTGCTTCAGCCCCACACCGACGCTTGA
- the cacybp gene encoding calcyclin-binding protein, which yields MDLTEQINQLEADLQELGSLLEKAERTRVQELLKQEQKKVEKEITVRKQQKQQQAKKESAPVAQRAAYTIKITNYAWDQSDKFVKIYLTLKDVHKIPAENVEVTFTEGSLSVLVKELDGKNHQLRILNLLHPIDEKGSQTKVKTDMVLIMCKKQAANKWECLTKVEKQTKDKDKPSMDDKADPSEGLMSMLKKLYDDGDDDMKRTINKAWSESQEKKLRGGEDMMDF from the exons ATGGATCTCACTGAACAG ATCAACCAGCTGGAGGCTGACCTGCAGGAGCTGGGCTCCCTCCTGGAGAAGGCCGAGAGGACGAGGgtgcaggagctgctgaagcaagagcagaagaaggtggagaaggagatCACTGTCAGGAAGCAACAGAAGCAACAACAAGCCAAGAAAGAGTCGGCGCCTGTGGCCCAGAGAGCAGCGTACACCATCAAGATCACCAACTACG CGTGGGACCAGTCTGACAAGTTTGTGAAAATCTACCTCACTTTAAAAGACGTTCACAAGATTCCTGCTGAGAACGTGGAGGTCACCTTCACCGAAGG GTCGCTATCTGTGCTGGTGAAGGAGCTGGATGGTAAAAACCATCAGTTGAGGATTCTCAATCTGTTGCATCCCATTGATGAGAAGGGCAGCCAGACTAAG GTGAAAACCGACATGGTTCTCATCATGTGTAAGAAGCAGGCGGCGAACAAGTGGGAGTGTCTAACCAAAGTGGAAAAACAGACCAAGGACAAAGA CAAACCCAGCATGGACGACAAAGCTGACCCCAGTGAGGGCCTGATGAGCATGCTGAAGAAGCTCTACGACGATGGAGACGATGACATGAAGAGGACCATCAACAAAGCTTGGTCTGAGTCCCAAGAGAAGAAGTTACGAGGAGGAGAAGACATGATGGATTTCTAA